One window of the Halictus rubicundus isolate RS-2024b chromosome 6, iyHalRubi1_principal, whole genome shotgun sequence genome contains the following:
- the Spz4 gene encoding spaetzle domain-containing protein 4 isoform X2, which yields MSRDEPDKGWAWMIVAAVSIINMAILPIQQCFGLIFSERFLALGITATQTSLILHLNGTITCSLGLISGPMMKRFSFRKVAFAGSLTIAVGICMTAFAVSVPSIIATYCIIVGVGYGIMFPATTLAMNTYFRKKRNMAMGCSVTLTGLGPILMPLLITKLLENYGTTGTLLIISGIASHAFIGASLLKPFREVDISCITKDNGTMESSVECTDNRATKGFQELNFENKTDDKDAESKRQLLCKTDNIKIKSSEQPSSPDLKTEEKKTFLSTISENLDLDMLKDTRYVAVILGMGISLVAETNFNALIPFILAELSGLQRTSIATIMSIQAASDITGRLCVPLLAQKAGWTPRNLYILSLIGSTIGRTVLSIWGNSYAVVIGVALIIGVAKGTKAVFQTLIIPDYVPLKRLPAASGMQMVSNGILSIAIGPIIGVVHDAMDSYIGALHFTSFLSLSCVFLWYAGGLWRINNVAADHPEKGVTKDIPEDAYECSTFFHMDSKAPKKLKSAILQ from the exons ATGTCACGTGACGAGCCTGACAAAGGATGGGCATGGATGATCGTCGCCGCTGTGTCCATTATTAAT ATGGCGATATTACCTATACAGCAATGTTTCGGTCTCATTTTCTCGGAACGTTTCCTTGCGCTCGGTATCACCGCCACGCAAACATCCTTAATTCTTCATTTAAATGGGACAATTACGTGCAGTCTAGGTTTGATAAGCGGACCGATGATGAAAagattttcatttcgaaaagtTGCTTTCGCCGGCAGCTTGACAATTGCAGTTGGCATCTGTATGACTGCGTTCGCAGTTTCCGTTCCTTCTATTATCGCCACTTATTGTATCATCGTGG GTGTCGGTTACGGAATAATGTTCCCAGCAACAACTTTAGCAATGAATACATATTTTCGAAAGAAACGCAATATGGCAATGGGATGCTCGGTTACTCTCACTGGCCTTGGTCCCATTTTAATGCCTCTTTTAATAACAAAATTGTTAGAGAATTATGGTACCACTGGAACTCTTTTAATTATCTCTGGTATTGCTTCACATGCATTCATTGGAGCATCGTTGTTGAAACCATTTAGGGAAGTGGAT ATTTCATGTATCACAAAGGACAATGGCACCATGGAATCTTCCGTAGAATGCACCGACAACCGTGCTACGAAAGGGTTCCaagaattaaattttgaaaacaaGACTGACGACAAAGACGCCGAAAGCAAACGTCAACTCTTGTGTAAAACTgacaatattaaaataaaatcatcCGAGCAGCCGTCGTCACCGGATCtgaaaacagaagaaaaaaaaacatttctttCAACGATTTCAGAAAATTTGGATCTCGATATGCTGAAGGATACTCGTTACGTCGCCGTCATATTAG GAATGGGAATATCTTTGGTCGCCGAGACAAACTTCAACGCTCTGATACCCTTCATTCTCGCGGAGCTGTCAGGCCTTCAAAGGACTTCGATCGCGACGATCATGTCGATTCAAGCTGCGTCAGACATCACTGGACGATTGTGCGTCCCGCTACTGGCACAAAAAGCTGGTTGGACGCCAAGAAATCTTTACATATTATCTCTGATAGGCTCGACTATTGGCAGAACCG TATTATCGATCTGGGGAAACAGTTACGCTGTTGTTATCGGTGTGGCGTTGATAATTGGCGTTGCAAAAGGGACGAAAGCTGTTTTCCAGACATTAATAATTCCCGATTACGTTCCGCTTAAAAGACTGCCGGCTGCTTCAGGCATGCAAATGGTTTCCAATGGTATACTGTCTATCGCTATAGGCCCAATCATAG GTGTAGTGCACGATGCGATGGATAGTTACATAGGCGCTCTCCATTTCACTTCGTTCTTGAGCCTTTCTTGTGTCTTCCTATGGTACGCAGGAGGACTTTGGAGGATAAATAACGTCGCTGCAGATCATCCCGAGAAAGGAGTGACGAAAGATATACCGGAAGATGCGTATGAATGTAGCAC attttttCACATGGATTCAAAGGCACCAAAGAAATTAAA GAGTGCGATATTGCAGTGA
- the Spz4 gene encoding spaetzle domain-containing protein 4 isoform X3: protein MSRDEPDKGWAWMIVAAVSIINMAILPIQQCFGLIFSERFLALGITATQTSLILHLNGTITCSLGLISGPMMKRFSFRKVAFAGSLTIAVGICMTAFAVSVPSIIATYCIIVGVGYGIMFPATTLAMNTYFRKKRNMAMGCSVTLTGLGPILMPLLITKLLENYGTTGTLLIISGIASHAFIGASLLKPFREVDISCITKDNGTMESSVECTDNRATKGFQELNFENKTDDKDAESKRQLLCKTDNIKIKSSEQPSSPDLKTEEKKTFLSTISENLDLDMLKDTRYVAVILGMGISLVAETNFNALIPFILAELSGLQRTSIATIMSIQAASDITGRLCVPLLAQKAGWTPRNLYILSLIGSTIGRTVLSIWGNSYAVVIGVALIIGVAKGTKAVFQTLIIPDYVPLKRLPAASGMQMVSNGILSIAIGPIIGVVHDAMDSYIGALHFTSFLSLSCVFLWYAGGLWRINNVAADHPEKGVTKDIPEDAYECSTFFHMDSKAPKKLK, encoded by the exons ATGTCACGTGACGAGCCTGACAAAGGATGGGCATGGATGATCGTCGCCGCTGTGTCCATTATTAAT ATGGCGATATTACCTATACAGCAATGTTTCGGTCTCATTTTCTCGGAACGTTTCCTTGCGCTCGGTATCACCGCCACGCAAACATCCTTAATTCTTCATTTAAATGGGACAATTACGTGCAGTCTAGGTTTGATAAGCGGACCGATGATGAAAagattttcatttcgaaaagtTGCTTTCGCCGGCAGCTTGACAATTGCAGTTGGCATCTGTATGACTGCGTTCGCAGTTTCCGTTCCTTCTATTATCGCCACTTATTGTATCATCGTGG GTGTCGGTTACGGAATAATGTTCCCAGCAACAACTTTAGCAATGAATACATATTTTCGAAAGAAACGCAATATGGCAATGGGATGCTCGGTTACTCTCACTGGCCTTGGTCCCATTTTAATGCCTCTTTTAATAACAAAATTGTTAGAGAATTATGGTACCACTGGAACTCTTTTAATTATCTCTGGTATTGCTTCACATGCATTCATTGGAGCATCGTTGTTGAAACCATTTAGGGAAGTGGAT ATTTCATGTATCACAAAGGACAATGGCACCATGGAATCTTCCGTAGAATGCACCGACAACCGTGCTACGAAAGGGTTCCaagaattaaattttgaaaacaaGACTGACGACAAAGACGCCGAAAGCAAACGTCAACTCTTGTGTAAAACTgacaatattaaaataaaatcatcCGAGCAGCCGTCGTCACCGGATCtgaaaacagaagaaaaaaaaacatttctttCAACGATTTCAGAAAATTTGGATCTCGATATGCTGAAGGATACTCGTTACGTCGCCGTCATATTAG GAATGGGAATATCTTTGGTCGCCGAGACAAACTTCAACGCTCTGATACCCTTCATTCTCGCGGAGCTGTCAGGCCTTCAAAGGACTTCGATCGCGACGATCATGTCGATTCAAGCTGCGTCAGACATCACTGGACGATTGTGCGTCCCGCTACTGGCACAAAAAGCTGGTTGGACGCCAAGAAATCTTTACATATTATCTCTGATAGGCTCGACTATTGGCAGAACCG TATTATCGATCTGGGGAAACAGTTACGCTGTTGTTATCGGTGTGGCGTTGATAATTGGCGTTGCAAAAGGGACGAAAGCTGTTTTCCAGACATTAATAATTCCCGATTACGTTCCGCTTAAAAGACTGCCGGCTGCTTCAGGCATGCAAATGGTTTCCAATGGTATACTGTCTATCGCTATAGGCCCAATCATAG GTGTAGTGCACGATGCGATGGATAGTTACATAGGCGCTCTCCATTTCACTTCGTTCTTGAGCCTTTCTTGTGTCTTCCTATGGTACGCAGGAGGACTTTGGAGGATAAATAACGTCGCTGCAGATCATCCCGAGAAAGGAGTGACGAAAGATATACCGGAAGATGCGTATGAATGTAGCAC attttttCACATGGATTCAAAGGCACCAAAGAAATTAAAGTAA
- the Spz4 gene encoding spaetzle domain-containing protein 4 isoform X4, translating to MSRDEPDKGWAWMIVAAVSIINMAILPIQQCFGLIFSERFLALGITATQTSLILHLNGTITCSLGLISGPMMKRFSFRKVAFAGSLTIAVGICMTAFAVSVPSIIATYCIIVGVGYGIMFPATTLAMNTYFRKKRNMAMGCSVTLTGLGPILMPLLITKLLENYGTTGTLLIISGIASHAFIGASLLKPFREVDISCITKDNGTMESSVECTDNRATKGFQELNFENKTDDKDAESKRQLLCKTDNIKIKSSEQPSSPDLKTEEKKTFLSTISENLDLDMLKDTRYVAVILGMGISLVAETNFNALIPFILAELSGLQRTSIATIMSIQAASDITGRLCVPLLAQKAGWTPRNLYILSLIGSTIGRTVLSIWGNSYAVVIGVALIIGVAKGTKAVFQTLIIPDYVPLKRLPAASGMQMVSNGILSIAIGPIIGVVHDAMDSYIGALHFTSFLSLSCVFLWYAGGLWRINNVAADHPEKGVTKDIPEDAYECSTFFHMDSKAPKKLK from the exons ATGTCACGTGACGAGCCTGACAAAGGATGGGCATGGATGATCGTCGCCGCTGTGTCCATTATTAAT ATGGCGATATTACCTATACAGCAATGTTTCGGTCTCATTTTCTCGGAACGTTTCCTTGCGCTCGGTATCACCGCCACGCAAACATCCTTAATTCTTCATTTAAATGGGACAATTACGTGCAGTCTAGGTTTGATAAGCGGACCGATGATGAAAagattttcatttcgaaaagtTGCTTTCGCCGGCAGCTTGACAATTGCAGTTGGCATCTGTATGACTGCGTTCGCAGTTTCCGTTCCTTCTATTATCGCCACTTATTGTATCATCGTGG GTGTCGGTTACGGAATAATGTTCCCAGCAACAACTTTAGCAATGAATACATATTTTCGAAAGAAACGCAATATGGCAATGGGATGCTCGGTTACTCTCACTGGCCTTGGTCCCATTTTAATGCCTCTTTTAATAACAAAATTGTTAGAGAATTATGGTACCACTGGAACTCTTTTAATTATCTCTGGTATTGCTTCACATGCATTCATTGGAGCATCGTTGTTGAAACCATTTAGGGAAGTGGAT ATTTCATGTATCACAAAGGACAATGGCACCATGGAATCTTCCGTAGAATGCACCGACAACCGTGCTACGAAAGGGTTCCaagaattaaattttgaaaacaaGACTGACGACAAAGACGCCGAAAGCAAACGTCAACTCTTGTGTAAAACTgacaatattaaaataaaatcatcCGAGCAGCCGTCGTCACCGGATCtgaaaacagaagaaaaaaaaacatttctttCAACGATTTCAGAAAATTTGGATCTCGATATGCTGAAGGATACTCGTTACGTCGCCGTCATATTAG GAATGGGAATATCTTTGGTCGCCGAGACAAACTTCAACGCTCTGATACCCTTCATTCTCGCGGAGCTGTCAGGCCTTCAAAGGACTTCGATCGCGACGATCATGTCGATTCAAGCTGCGTCAGACATCACTGGACGATTGTGCGTCCCGCTACTGGCACAAAAAGCTGGTTGGACGCCAAGAAATCTTTACATATTATCTCTGATAGGCTCGACTATTGGCAGAACCG TATTATCGATCTGGGGAAACAGTTACGCTGTTGTTATCGGTGTGGCGTTGATAATTGGCGTTGCAAAAGGGACGAAAGCTGTTTTCCAGACATTAATAATTCCCGATTACGTTCCGCTTAAAAGACTGCCGGCTGCTTCAGGCATGCAAATGGTTTCCAATGGTATACTGTCTATCGCTATAGGCCCAATCATAG GTGTAGTGCACGATGCGATGGATAGTTACATAGGCGCTCTCCATTTCACTTCGTTCTTGAGCCTTTCTTGTGTCTTCCTATGGTACGCAGGAGGACTTTGGAGGATAAATAACGTCGCTGCAGATCATCCCGAGAAAGGAGTGACGAAAGATATACCGGAAGATGCGTATGAATGTAGCAC attttttCACATGGATTCAAAGGCACCAAAGAAATTAAA
- the Spz4 gene encoding spaetzle domain-containing protein 4 isoform X5: MSRDEPDKGWAWMIVAAVSIINMAILPIQQCFGLIFSERFLALGITATQTSLILHLNGTITCSLGLISGPMMKRFSFRKVAFAGSLTIAVGICMTAFAVSVPSIIATYCIIVGVGYGIMFPATTLAMNTYFRKKRNMAMGCSVTLTGLGPILMPLLITKLLENYGTTGTLLIISGIASHAFIGASLLKPFREVDISCITKDNGTMESSVECTDNRATKGFQELNFENKTDDKDAESKRQLLCKTDNIKIKSSEQPSSPDLKTEEKKTFLSTISENLDLDMLKDTRYVAVILGMGISLVAETNFNALIPFILAELSGLQRTSIATIMSIQAASDITGRLCVPLLAQKAGWTPRNLYILSLIGSTIGRTVLSIWGNSYAVVIGVALIIGVAKGTKAVFQTLIIPDYVPLKRLPAASGMQMVSNGILSIAIGPIIGVVHDAMDSYIGALHFTSFLSLSCVFLWYAGGLWRINNVAADHPEKGVTKDIPEDAYECST; the protein is encoded by the exons ATGTCACGTGACGAGCCTGACAAAGGATGGGCATGGATGATCGTCGCCGCTGTGTCCATTATTAAT ATGGCGATATTACCTATACAGCAATGTTTCGGTCTCATTTTCTCGGAACGTTTCCTTGCGCTCGGTATCACCGCCACGCAAACATCCTTAATTCTTCATTTAAATGGGACAATTACGTGCAGTCTAGGTTTGATAAGCGGACCGATGATGAAAagattttcatttcgaaaagtTGCTTTCGCCGGCAGCTTGACAATTGCAGTTGGCATCTGTATGACTGCGTTCGCAGTTTCCGTTCCTTCTATTATCGCCACTTATTGTATCATCGTGG GTGTCGGTTACGGAATAATGTTCCCAGCAACAACTTTAGCAATGAATACATATTTTCGAAAGAAACGCAATATGGCAATGGGATGCTCGGTTACTCTCACTGGCCTTGGTCCCATTTTAATGCCTCTTTTAATAACAAAATTGTTAGAGAATTATGGTACCACTGGAACTCTTTTAATTATCTCTGGTATTGCTTCACATGCATTCATTGGAGCATCGTTGTTGAAACCATTTAGGGAAGTGGAT ATTTCATGTATCACAAAGGACAATGGCACCATGGAATCTTCCGTAGAATGCACCGACAACCGTGCTACGAAAGGGTTCCaagaattaaattttgaaaacaaGACTGACGACAAAGACGCCGAAAGCAAACGTCAACTCTTGTGTAAAACTgacaatattaaaataaaatcatcCGAGCAGCCGTCGTCACCGGATCtgaaaacagaagaaaaaaaaacatttctttCAACGATTTCAGAAAATTTGGATCTCGATATGCTGAAGGATACTCGTTACGTCGCCGTCATATTAG GAATGGGAATATCTTTGGTCGCCGAGACAAACTTCAACGCTCTGATACCCTTCATTCTCGCGGAGCTGTCAGGCCTTCAAAGGACTTCGATCGCGACGATCATGTCGATTCAAGCTGCGTCAGACATCACTGGACGATTGTGCGTCCCGCTACTGGCACAAAAAGCTGGTTGGACGCCAAGAAATCTTTACATATTATCTCTGATAGGCTCGACTATTGGCAGAACCG TATTATCGATCTGGGGAAACAGTTACGCTGTTGTTATCGGTGTGGCGTTGATAATTGGCGTTGCAAAAGGGACGAAAGCTGTTTTCCAGACATTAATAATTCCCGATTACGTTCCGCTTAAAAGACTGCCGGCTGCTTCAGGCATGCAAATGGTTTCCAATGGTATACTGTCTATCGCTATAGGCCCAATCATAG GTGTAGTGCACGATGCGATGGATAGTTACATAGGCGCTCTCCATTTCACTTCGTTCTTGAGCCTTTCTTGTGTCTTCCTATGGTACGCAGGAGGACTTTGGAGGATAAATAACGTCGCTGCAGATCATCCCGAGAAAGGAGTGACGAAAGATATACCGGAAGATGCGTATGAATGTAGCAC
- the LOC143355123 gene encoding uncharacterized protein LOC143355123, which translates to MNESKRKRMMYSKEALKLAIKAVESGLPINAASVKYQIPRSTLHSKVNGLYEDKKPGPSSVLPPSQESQLVEWIFECSRRGHAVTKMQLLNSVRIIVKETGLQAPFGANGPGKSWYSCFVKRHKDVCTQMTENMSQSKAAVSEVALKKWYSTVGAHLEVKGLIDIDSTRIFNTDETALQLNPTSDKVWTRRGSNNVYSIVNSNEKEALTILVTGNAAGQLAPPLIMFSYKRIPKKMYEKCPSGWSYGTSDSGWMQGENFYEYITNVFHPWLIKTDITLPVILYVDGHASYLTQPLAKFCYENQIELIALHPNSTQIIQPIDQSMFHPLKVAWKKHVSEYCQRNNCLSVLKIDAAQELEQVFNNLDLKRILSNGFEACGLKPFSSNAINYSVFQSNEQLNDQSSVQTSYPDYFVALKCIEESINPTTLTAFRAASDENEWTGRTEDTSLFHIWNNMSKRVKVYGIEQGSSTMESREEDIKNPWLA; encoded by the coding sequence atgaatgAATCTAAAAGAAAACGTATGATGTACAGTAAGGAGGCCCTTAAATTAGCTATAAAAGCTGTTGAATCTGGGCTTCCAATAAATGCTGCGAGTGTGAAATATCAAATACCACGATCAACTTTGCATAGCAAAGTAAATGGTTTATATGAAGATAAAAAACCGGGACCTTCTTCCGTTCTACCTCCTTCTCAAGAATCTCAACTTGTAGAATGGATTTTTGAATGTAGTCGTCGTGGTCATGCAGTGACTAAAATGCAATTATTGAACAGTGTTAGAATTATAGTGAAAGAAACGGGACTCCAAGCTCCATTTGGCGCAAATGGTCCTGGTAAAAGCTGGTATTCATGTTTCGTAAAGCGACACAAGGATGTATGCACACAAATGACTGAGAACATGTCTCAGTCTAAAGCTGCAGTGTCTGAAGTTGCTTTAAAAAAGTGGTATTCTACAGTAGGGGCACACTTAGAGGTAAAAGGTTTGATTGACATTGACTCAACCAGAATATTTAATACAGATGAAACTGCTTTACAACTAAACCCTACATCTGATAAAGTTTGGACCAGAAGAGGAAGTAATAATGTTTATTCTATTGTAAATAGTAATGAAAAAGAAGCTTTGACAATCTTGGTGACTGGGAATGCTGCAGGTCAACTAGCACCTCCTCTTattatgttttcttataaacgcataccaaaaaaaatgtatgagaAATGTCCCTCTGGCTGGAGCTACGGCACATCAGACAGTGGCTGGATGCAAGGAGAAAACTTTTATGAATATATAACTAATGTATTCCATCCTTGGCTCATCAAGACGGATATAACTTTACCCGTGATTTTGTATGTTGATGGACACGCTTCTTACCTTACTCAACCACTGGCtaaattttgttatgaaaatcAAATTGAACTGATCGCCTtgcatccaaattctacacagaTCATTCAGCCAATAGACCAAAGTATGTTTCATCCGTTGAAAGTAGCTTGGAAAAAACATGTGAGTGAATATTGCCAACGAAATAATTGCTTAAGTGTATTGAAGATCGATGCTGCACAAGAGTTAGAGCAAGTGTTCAACAATTTGGATCTGAAGAGGATTTTGAGCAATGGCTTCGAGGCTTGTGGGCTGAAGCCATTTTCATCTAATGCAATCAATTACTCAGTGTTTCAGTCAAACGAGCAACTAAATGATCAGTCGAGTGTACAAACAAGTTATCCAGATTATTTTGTAGCTTTAAAATGTATTGAAGAAAGTATTAATCCTACAACTTTAACAGCTTTTCGAGCAGCGAGTGATGAAAATGAATGGACTGGTCGAACAGAAGATACAAGTCTTTTTCATATTTGGAACAATATGTCGAAACGTGTTAAAGTGTATGGTATTGAGCAAGGAAGTTCAACAATGGAAAGTAGAGAAGAAGATATTAAAAATCCATGGTTAGCTTGA
- the LOC143355114 gene encoding annexin B9, protein MSHQQHYPFKCTIYPADPFDANADAELLHKAIKGTSNNDKSVIDVLTRRGIVQRLEIAEAYKTLYGKDLIKDIKSEFSGKLEDVLVALMTPLPHYYAKELHDAISGFGTDEEAIIEILCTLSNCGIRITAAFCENLYGKTLESDLKGDTSGYFKRLLVSLVQANRDENQNVDQAQAVADAQALYEAGEKRWGTDESQFIAILVSRSYQQLRQTFIEYNKISGNDIEVAIKKEFSGNIEKGLLAIVKCVKSKVGFFAERLYSSMHGISRKDRTLIRILVSRSEIDLGDIKEAFEKRYGESLESWIARDTSGDYKRALLSIVST, encoded by the exons ATGTCACACCAACAGCATTATCCTTTCAAA TGTACTATATATCCTGCTGATCCGTTTGATGCAAATGCGGACGCAGAATTATTACATAAAGCGATAAAAGGAACTTCCAATAACGATAAATCTGTTATTGATGTACTTACGAGAAGAGGGATTGTCCAGCGTTTAGAAATCGCTGAAGCGTACAAAACATTATATGGAAAAGATCTGATTAAAGATATAAAGAGTGAATTTTCTGGAAAATTGGAAGATGTTCTAGTTGCTCTTATGACACCATTACCTCATTATTATGCTAAGGAATTGCACGATGCAATTAGTGGATTCGGCACTGATGAAGaagcaattattgaaattttatgcACTTTAAGTAATTGTGGTATCCGTATAACCGCAGCATTTTGTGAAAACT TATATGGTAAAACTCTTGAAAGCGATTTAAAGGGGGATACTTCAGGATATTTTAAAAGATTGCTTGTTTCACTAGTTCAAGCAAATAGAGATGAAAATCAGAATGTAGATCAAGCTCAAGCTGTAGCTGATGCACAAGCACTTTATGAAGCTG GTGAAAAACGATGGGGAACAGATGAATCTCAATTCATTGCTATTTTAGTATCTCGTAGTTATCAACAGTTAAGACAAACTTTTattgaatataataaaatatctgGAAACGACATAGAAGTTGCTATCAAAAAAGAATTTtctggaaatattgaaaaaggtCTTCTTGCAATAG TGAAATGTGTGAAATCAAAAGTGGGCTTCTTTGCTGAAAGATTATATAGCAGTATGCATGGTATAAGCAGAAAAGATCGAACACTTATTCGCATTCTTGTTTCTCGGAGTGAAATTGATCTGGGTGATATTAAAGAAGCTTTTGAAAAACGATATGGAGAATCATTGGAAAGTTGGATTGCT CGTGATACATCTGGAGATTATAAAAGAGCTCTTCTCTCAATAGTTTCCACATAA
- the LOC143355113 gene encoding uncharacterized protein LOC143355113 — translation MDRFLNIDWNQPLEDIIDNTFIEEERLERESVMCRMVTGNFTDPFKNIDEDYENVKINLMEGVQKELDKTDENDNAENVKKKKKNQNEVQVKQSKKSKSYVPGIIKPMFKFPKRSKLNTQQQALCLRVLLRFSESNKPKLTQIEREELNKYMDLQKDITEEQTEFLEFAKSKWEERLPSLFVQNEDYVNKCWKSKLRYVHNLPRYYGEVTNIPFVRDKNIEVKFDSVCLHVGELPQITLPSLTGPCYLQVKFRDLNKRFPHKNNNCKKSSLSYKLPVSEDANCQKLAEHNNADIVISSSGLNCLVNNTGPNYSNSWILPVVIKRHNDKNVIYIDKPGPPPANTIPGKNNWIYKYILKYCYIKAQDLTPNSNNESDDDNMFDDVTSEEVLKLEEEHDNVVSHTGDHSQLNPMEENENIKKALIEDSNINEKIPLNVNIKSELAPSDITDSVTSKIAKSNKGEKTNSDANALYKLFTIGPQSSNKNELMKNVSHEYKMLVRTKTDGFQNLPNDEQKLLLLAPKLEYQYDIGAESVTLEEALKQWISLIFRPHTFLARVRISAITSEVLQIEQRTAMSIRNEIKRLYNIKAEDSLVILHNVIETLSSLSPGRYIIGHTARQGAFAAVYKETDSLGKNSFDLQTIYNEKFITIPNPPWIPLDKIVTTPMLKFFERMPVMFHPGYKMFPQNKYPTKKNNIDTGTVRRSLRNRKKKNFDD, via the exons ATGGATAGATTCTTAAATATCGATTG GAACCAGCCATTGGAAGATATAATAGACAACACTTTCATTGAGGAAGAAAGATTAGAAAGAGAGAGTGTAATGTGTAGAATGGTAACTGGAAATTTCACTGATCCATTCAAAAATATTGATGAGGATTATGAAAACGTTAAAATAAACTTAATGGAAGGCGTGCAAAAGGAGTTGGATAAAACAGATGAAAATGATAAtgctgaaaatgttaaaaaaaaaaagaaaaaccaaaaTGAAGTCCAAGTAAAACAGTcaaaaaaaagtaaaagttaTGTACCTGGTATTATTAAACCAATGTTTAAGTTTCCTAAAAGATCTAAATTAAACACACAACAACAAGCATTATGTTTAAGAGTCTTGTTAAGGTTTTCGGAGTCCAATAAACCAAAACTAACTCAAATTGAAAGGGAAGAACTAAATAAGTATATG GATTTACAAAAAGATATTACAGAAGAACAAACTGAATTTTTAGAATTTGCGAAAAGTAAATGGGAAGAAAGATTACCTTCACTGTTTGTGCAGAATGAAGATTATGTAAACAAATGTTGGAAATCGAAACTACGATATGTTCATAATCTTCCTAGGTATTATGGTGAAGTTACAAATATTCCATTTGTGAgagataaaaatattgaagtaaaatTTGATTCTGTTTGTTTACACGTG GGTGAATTACCACAAATTACGTTGCCAAGTTTGACCGGCCCTTGTTATCTGCAAGTAAAATTTCGAGATCTAAACAAAAGGTTTCctcataaaaataataattgcaaaaaatCATCACTGTCTTACAAATTACCAGTAAGTGAAGATGCAAATTGTCAAAAATTGGCTGAACATAATAATGCAGATATAGTAATTTCATCGAGTGGTCTTAATTGTTTAGTAAATAATACTGGGCCGAATTACTCGAATTCCTGGATTTTGCCAGTAGTTATAAAAAGGCACAATGATAAAAATGTTATCTATATAGATAAACCCGGACCACCACCAGCAAACACTATACCTGGAAAAAATAATtggatatataaatacattCTTAAGTATTGTTATATTAAAGCACAAGATCTTACTCCAAACAG TAATAATGAAAGTGATGATGACAATATGTTTGATGATGTTACTTCTGAAGAGGTTTTAAAGCTGGAAGAAGAACACGATAATGTCGTATCTCATACTGGAGATCACTCACAATTAAATCCAATGGAGGAAAatgagaatattaaaaaagctcTAATAGAAGATTCAAACATTAACGAAAAAATTCCTTTAAATGTAAATATCAAAAGTGAACTAGCTCCAAGTGACATTACAGACTCTGTTACTTCTAAAATTGCTAAAAGCAATAAAG GTGAAAAAACTAATTCTGATGCTAATGCATTATACAAACTGTTTACGATTGGACCACAATCTTCaaacaaaaatgaattaatGAAAAACGTTAGTCACGAGTACAAAATGTTGGTTAGAACAAAAACCGATGGATTTCAG AATTTACCAAATGATGAACAGAAATTATTACTATTAGCACCAAAGTTGGAGTATCAATATGATATTGGTGCTGAATCTGTAACACTAGAAGAGGCATTGAAGCAATGGATATCTCTTATATTTAGACCCCACACATTTCTTGCAAGAG ttCGGATATCTGCGATTACATCAGAAGTATTGCAAATAGAACAACGTACAGCAATGTCTATACGCAATGAAATCAAGCGACTATATAACATAAAAGCTGAGGATTCTTTGGTCATTTTACATAATGTTATTGAGACACTTTCTAGTTTATCTCCAGGGCGTTATATTATAGGACACACCGCAAGACAAGGAGCATTTGCGGCTGTTTATAAAGAAACTGATAGTCTTGG GAAGAACAGTTTTGATTTGCAAACAATTTATAACGAAAAGTTCATTACAATACCCAATCCTCCTTGGATTCCACTCGATAAGATAGTAACAACTCCTATGctgaaattttttgaaagaatGCCAGTTATGTTTCATCCAGGATATAAAATGTTTCCTCAAAATAAATATCCAACAAAGAAAAACAATATTGATACAG gAACTGTACGAAGAAGTTTAAGaaatagaaagaagaagaatttcGATGATTAA